The Juglans regia cultivar Chandler chromosome 1, Walnut 2.0, whole genome shotgun sequence nucleotide sequence AATTAGAAACCAATGAccattcaaataataaaatccagttatatgaaaaacaattggCCATTAATCAACAAAACGAGTAAATGCTACCATTCCtgtatataataatagataaatacaCATGAATTTAAGTCAATCAAATTCCTTTAAAGGAAATAATAGTCGATAACAACTAAATAGCCTGAATGCGTTAAGCTATAACAAACCCACATATAAACTTATCATTAAGTCCTCACCAATTAATACGGAAATTTATACTCACAACGaatcataaaaaatgatatgCACACATGTTGCAACAAGCACCATACATAGCCAATACTATAGCGAAAACAGTtcataatatttctttcttattaaaaaatagttgaggCCAAGAGTCATAGGATTATACACTTACTTACAAAAAACTCGTAGTGCAAATTATAATCTCAGTCATACCTGCAACACTGTATAACTTGCACTATGACTTTTGGGAGATTAATAAGATCTATTCATGCACAGCATCACCTAACTTCATGAGCGGCTAAAGGTCCTCACCTAGAATGAAGATCCATAGAGAATGTATATTTAGATTGACCCGATCACGGACTCCAACCGTAAAGTATCCCaaataaactttataataataacaaactGTAGAAGCTTAATTCCGAGTGACATCATTTTTTATAGTAGTGCCCAGAGATATCATTTGCAGAAGCAcaatcttaaaaacaaaaaacgaatCTAACAAGAAATATCCAGTAATAAAACTTGACAACGAAGTGACAAAAGCATGCtgtttaaagagaataaacATCTAGAAATCGAAACGCAAGCACATTATCAAAATCAGATCAAGTCCAGAACATACTCGAGAAATTGTAATTAAATAACTAGTCATCAAATAATCAACACGCCCAACACTCAACGAAAAGAGACAAATTCACTAAAGTCGCTTCAAAACAATGGCGGAAACAACGAGGCTTAATAGAACACACATAACAACATAAGCAAATCATACTAATCAACAAAATACATGCCACAATCCAATGATACTAAGCGGATCGTGGAAAACTACCGCAAAACCAACAGTCTCAAGGAAATTGGAAAAGAACCGAAGCACATAAGACCCATAATATGGTATAATCTCAACATTACGAAATAAACCCATTAGAAATGTAATCCAAACAGGTTTCGCAGTGGTTCACAAAACTTCAGATTAAAACGAAAATATTCCTGAAGACAGTTACTAAGATacttgataaaaagaaaaactgtcttgttaataaacaaaatatagacTATCATGAAAAGACAacaggaaaagaaataaatccAACTCCTAAAAAAAGGCCAGAAATGACACCGTTCCAATTCAAAATCTGAGCTTGGTAAAGAACCACCTATTCTTCCCAGACTTGAAGCGCTCCTCGAGCCTCTTCTTGGTCTCCTTGGCGGCCGTGACCTTCTTATCCCTGGACTGGAGGGACTCGGCAGAGACAATGTCCTTGAGATCCACATCGAGGGTATAGCGCGTGGGCATCAGGTGCTGGAAGTTTACAAGCTTTATGAAGGCCTTGACGCGGGACTTCTTGGCCGTCTTCTTGGTGGAGTCCTTGCGGATGACTTTGCTCGGATACTTGCCGATCCCGGCGACCAAACAGTGACCATAGGGGCGGTCCCGGGTGCCCTCGTCGAAGGCCCTCACAATCACCGCCTTGCGGCCAGCGTACCGGCCCTGAAGGAGTATCACCGCCTTGTTTGGCTTCAGGAATTTCACCATTTTCCCCCCCGGCAAGCGTTTCTTGCTCTCAAGCTCACAGACTCTCTCGCCCCCGCTATGCAATACCTCttaagaggaagagagaatgaTATCCCATATATATGCATATCGATAATAAAACCCTAGCTCTTGGTGGCTCTAGGGTTACTACATAGTGGGCCTTGGGCCGGAAACACTGGACcgtctctctttttatttttttttattttttttatttttaagaattggAATAGGTTAGgatgcaaaaaaatattttatctcatctaatttaattattacaatttttttaagttttcacataaaatataataaaaaatttaatttttttaaattttaaaataataataatattaaaaaatagagtaattttataCAGCATAATATtatcctattttgatcatattaagtggtatgtggcacattcatcactattaaatgataaagaagtatgaaataaataattatttaatggtgataaatatgttaCATCATACTTAGTGAGATGAAAGTGGGATGATAGgatgatgtatagaattttcctaaaaaataatattttaaaaatattttattcaacttttaactttcatctctactcactatccaaacctcccatAAGAGAAATTAGACGGTCAATATGACTTCTTAATGAGGAATTATATGCATCATCCATTATTCACTTTCACACGTTACACTTCTATAGCTTTTTTCTATAATGTGAGagtgttttttataagatgtgtgagtattttttatagggtgtggagtgtgagatagtaaatagtaactgatgaaaagaatttttctttcttaatattatcaattttattagCAACCGCTTATGTCATTTCTTGTCTGATTAAGACATCTATGTAATAGCCTGAATTTTTACGAAAAACTctacttaaaaatatctaaatatgtGAGAAAAgtacaaataaatagaaaataagagaatttGGTAATTTGGTTATAATTAGTAGAGATGTAGAGGAATCATGAAAACCGGCCAACACCGACTCAAACCAGCTACCAGAGCACGGAACCGATCGAAACTGATAGAGAACCGATCAGCCTGCGGCAGGAATTAAGCAAAATCGACGTCGGCCGGCTCGGTCCCGATATGACCCAAGGAAAAACCGCTCGACCGGCCAACATCagctatatttctttttttttttttttatcaaatatatgtatatgaaacGATGTTGGTtcacttaaatgagtgaaacaacgtcgttttggaggagtaataataatttaatatatatatatataaacattataatattacaaccaaacataatcaaataaaaatatataagttagacactagttgGAAGGGTTTAATTATTCCTAACAAGCCCGATTGGCCTGTCGTGCAACCCAAATGCCAAACCCAAACAATTGAGCATTGGGCGAACTCCTCGTGAAGACCACAGACCACGATAACAACCTCCATCATACATGGGATAAAGGACCTTCCCAAGGGACGAAGAACTTTACTCCCGTATTCTATAAGAAATATCACCCAACTCATTTGACTTAGGTATTGAAAGTGTTTCTATACACTCTAGGTCTTTTCtcttcaagaaaatatattcacaactatgaattgtgtaaccgtcacgtaattgttttgaaaaaagttaataaaacattatatccacatgaaaaaaattaactttttaatagtggactccactctttcTCAAAGCGATTATACGGTATTTACGcattttacgattatatgtagaattactctttctttcctttccaaaTAAGCCTAGGGGCGGGATAAATCTCCTTGTGAGTTTAAAGTTCAGACAAATGATGTTCACAAAAATGACatgttaagataaattgttGGACTAAGTAACTACGTACTTTATAAGTAAAGGACCGAGTCCAGTAGCAAGAATGTGCTGATAATGTTCTTGTTCTTGGTCCTAATTAGCaacttatcatttttttttctctttagt carries:
- the LOC108996394 gene encoding 60S ribosomal protein L27; this translates as MVKFLKPNKAVILLQGRYAGRKAVIVRAFDEGTRDRPYGHCLVAGIGKYPSKVIRKDSTKKTAKKSRVKAFIKLVNFQHLMPTRYTLDVDLKDIVSAESLQSRDKKVTAAKETKKRLEERFKSGKNRWFFTKLRF